Proteins encoded together in one Campylobacter peloridis LMG 23910 window:
- the gltX gene encoding glutamate--tRNA ligase has translation MQEITTRFAPSPTGYLHIGGLRTALYNYLYARKNKGKFLLRIEDTDLKRNSQEATQAIIEAFKWCGLDYDGVIEYQSQRFDIYKKYIQKLLDEGKAYYCYMSKEELDELRAKQEAAKERPKYDGRYRDFKGTPPSGIEPVVRIKAPQSGEIKFIDGVKGEVSFKAEDILDDFIIARSDGSPIYNLTVVIDDALMGVSDVIRGDDHLSNTPKQIVLYEALGFEIPKFYHLAMIHGEDGKKLSKRHGATDVMEYKNMGILPQALLNFLVRLGWSHGDDEVFSLEKMQELFDPNHINKSASCYNFKKLEWLNAHYIKTLPFEEINRQLKELGFDLGQYEKAGFLLDMLRERAKTLHDIISGAKVLLNEPKEYDQKAIDKFLNETNLACLEKYAKVLNEQKSACEFEELTKQFLEENDLKLKDLAQAIRIALTGSSVSPSIFEVLEFLGVQKAKLRIENLLNYTKGKK, from the coding sequence ATGCAAGAAATTACTACGCGTTTTGCTCCCTCTCCGACAGGATATTTGCACATTGGTGGCTTAAGAACTGCTTTATATAATTATCTTTATGCAAGAAAAAATAAGGGTAAGTTTTTATTGCGTATTGAAGATACGGACTTAAAAAGAAATTCACAAGAAGCAACGCAAGCTATTATAGAGGCTTTTAAGTGGTGCGGGCTTGATTATGATGGGGTTATTGAATATCAATCCCAAAGATTTGATATTTATAAAAAATACATTCAAAAGTTATTAGATGAGGGCAAAGCTTATTATTGTTATATGAGCAAAGAAGAGCTTGATGAGTTAAGAGCTAAGCAAGAAGCGGCCAAAGAACGCCCAAAATATGATGGAAGATATAGGGATTTTAAAGGAACTCCGCCAAGTGGCATTGAGCCTGTGGTGCGTATTAAAGCCCCACAAAGTGGTGAGATTAAATTTATTGATGGGGTTAAAGGTGAGGTAAGCTTTAAAGCTGAAGATATTTTAGATGATTTTATAATCGCAAGAAGCGATGGTAGCCCAATTTATAATTTAACCGTTGTAATTGATGATGCGTTAATGGGCGTGAGTGATGTTATAAGAGGAGATGATCATCTTTCAAATACACCTAAGCAAATTGTGCTTTATGAGGCATTGGGCTTTGAAATTCCTAAATTTTACCATTTGGCTATGATACATGGTGAAGATGGCAAAAAACTTTCTAAGCGCCACGGGGCAACTGATGTTATGGAATACAAAAACATGGGAATTTTACCACAAGCTTTGTTAAATTTTTTAGTAAGACTTGGTTGGAGCCATGGTGATGATGAGGTTTTTTCTTTAGAAAAAATGCAAGAACTTTTTGATCCAAATCATATTAACAAAAGTGCTTCTTGTTATAATTTTAAAAAATTAGAATGGCTTAATGCCCATTATATTAAAACCTTGCCTTTTGAAGAAATCAACAGACAATTAAAAGAACTTGGCTTTGATTTGGGACAATATGAAAAAGCAGGATTTTTATTAGATATGCTAAGAGAAAGAGCTAAAACCTTGCATGATATTATTAGCGGGGCTAAAGTGTTACTAAATGAACCAAAAGAATACGATCAAAAGGCTATAGATAAATTTCTTAATGAAACAAATTTAGCTTGTTTGGAAAAATACGCTAAGGTTTTAAACGAGCAAAAAAGTGCTTGTGAATTCGAAGAATTAACTAAGCAATTTTTAGAAGAAAATGACCTTAAATTAAAAGATCTAGCCCAAGCCATACGCATTGCACTCACAGGAAGCTCAGTAAGTCCTAGTATATTTGAAGTATTAGAATTTTTAGGAGTGCAAAAGGCCAAGCTTAGGATAGAAAATTTACTAAATTACACAAAGGGGAAGAAATGA